In the genome of Thalassospira sp. ER-Se-21-Dark, one region contains:
- a CDS encoding arylsulfatase: MKVFLVAAVGAISLNFIWSPVSAQDAERPNILVIWGDDIGWQNLSSYGLGTMGYTTPNIDRIANEGIRFTDHYAQPSCTAGRAAFITGQYPIRSGMTTVGQPGAVLGLQKESPTLAELLKEEGYRTGQFGKNHLGDRNEHLPTVHGFDEFFGNLYHLNTQEEAEQRDYQRFAEKFAGSLEEYDARFGTRGVLHSFATEEDNGTVDPRFGRVGKQIIQDTGPLTQERMKDFDGAEIIPAAIKFMTAAKDANEPFFVWLNTSRMHLYTRLNDQWRYAAEEYTSEADYHGSGMLQHDHDIGGVLDWLDAQGLAENTIVWYSTDNGPEHASWPHGATTPFRGEKMTTYEGGVRVPSMIRWPGKLPEDKILNGIQGHQDMFTSLAVAAGIDDPAERVMEEKNQYIDGVNNLPYWQGETDQSARDHIFYYFESQLTAVRVGPWKLHFALKEDYYDNMTPRNFPMMFNLRMDPFESYSSIDSYGHLAQKVSWLMQPVSVLMTQHLQTLGEYPPVQGGASFDMSNMVQDFLAKGRQ; this comes from the coding sequence ATGAAGGTGTTTCTGGTAGCGGCGGTGGGGGCGATTTCCCTGAATTTCATCTGGTCTCCAGTATCTGCGCAGGACGCGGAAAGGCCCAATATCCTTGTGATTTGGGGCGATGACATAGGCTGGCAGAACCTGTCTTCCTATGGGCTTGGCACCATGGGTTACACGACCCCCAATATTGACCGGATCGCCAATGAAGGCATTCGGTTTACCGACCATTATGCACAACCGAGCTGCACGGCCGGGCGTGCGGCCTTTATCACCGGGCAATATCCGATCCGGTCAGGCATGACGACAGTCGGCCAACCGGGCGCGGTTCTTGGTTTGCAAAAGGAAAGCCCGACACTGGCGGAGCTTCTGAAAGAAGAGGGCTATCGCACCGGGCAGTTCGGCAAGAACCATCTGGGTGACCGCAACGAACATCTGCCGACCGTTCACGGTTTTGACGAGTTCTTTGGCAATCTTTATCACCTCAACACGCAGGAAGAAGCCGAGCAGCGCGACTATCAACGCTTTGCCGAGAAGTTTGCAGGATCGCTTGAGGAATATGACGCCCGCTTTGGCACCCGTGGGGTGCTGCACAGTTTTGCCACCGAAGAAGACAACGGCACGGTCGATCCGCGCTTTGGCCGGGTTGGCAAACAGATCATTCAGGATACCGGTCCACTCACCCAGGAACGGATGAAGGATTTTGACGGGGCAGAAATCATCCCGGCCGCGATCAAATTCATGACCGCCGCCAAAGACGCCAATGAGCCGTTCTTTGTCTGGCTCAATACCAGCCGCATGCACCTTTACACCCGCCTGAATGACCAGTGGCGTTACGCCGCCGAGGAATATACATCCGAGGCCGATTATCACGGCAGCGGCATGTTGCAGCACGATCATGATATCGGCGGTGTGCTTGATTGGCTTGATGCGCAGGGTTTGGCCGAAAACACCATCGTCTGGTATTCGACCGATAACGGTCCGGAGCATGCATCCTGGCCGCATGGCGCGACCACCCCGTTCCGCGGCGAGAAAATGACCACCTATGAAGGTGGTGTGCGGGTGCCATCCATGATCCGCTGGCCGGGAAAACTGCCCGAAGACAAAATACTGAACGGTATTCAGGGCCATCAGGACATGTTCACGTCCCTTGCCGTTGCTGCGGGGATTGATGATCCCGCCGAACGCGTGATGGAAGAAAAAAACCAGTATATCGATGGGGTGAACAACCTGCCGTACTGGCAGGGCGAAACCGACCAGTCGGCACGCGATCACATCTTCTATTATTTCGAAAGCCAGTTGACGGCTGTACGCGTCGGGCCCTGGAAACTGCACTTCGCGCTTAAGGAAGATTACTACGACAACATGACGCCGCGGAACTTCCCGATGATGTTCAATCTGCGCATGGATCCGTTTGAAAGCTATAGCAGCATTGATTCCTATGGACATCTTGCACAGAAGGTTTCGTGGTTGATGCAGCCTGTCAGTGTGCTGATGACCCAGCATCTTCAAACGCTTGGCGAATATCCACCTGTGCAGGGCGGGGCATCGTTTGACATGTCGAACATGGTGCAGGATTTCCTTGCCAAGGGACGCCAATAG
- a CDS encoding zf-HC2 domain-containing protein translates to MSKQLEDRDYVLLSAYIDGELAPTECRELEDRIAKCPAMTRQFNIMAGQSVVLRNQSERLLADRVYPQLSQDIEDILDQKKTPAKHFVTKSDVDARPRTVANNNTPIWTGIGAAAAVLLAFVGGNWFNETARHAAVGTPASNDAQMFSYSPVNNPLLDEQISMTLEETLSGDIRQVSLELAENSDGTIKIEPLRTFRQGTRFCREYHVTFPTDRVESGPDGFFGRACRTEDGQWETVYRLIPGVDLPDLGSSDETLPKQKL, encoded by the coding sequence ATGAGCAAACAACTTGAAGATCGCGACTACGTTTTGCTGTCTGCCTATATTGACGGCGAACTGGCCCCAACCGAATGTCGCGAGCTGGAAGACAGAATTGCCAAATGCCCGGCCATGACCCGTCAGTTCAACATCATGGCGGGACAATCGGTTGTATTGCGCAATCAGTCTGAACGCCTTCTGGCCGATCGGGTTTATCCTCAGCTGTCTCAGGACATCGAAGATATCCTTGATCAGAAAAAGACACCGGCAAAACATTTCGTTACCAAAAGCGACGTCGATGCACGCCCGCGCACCGTTGCAAATAACAATACACCGATCTGGACTGGAATTGGTGCTGCGGCTGCTGTCCTGCTGGCGTTTGTTGGCGGCAACTGGTTTAACGAAACCGCCCGCCATGCGGCTGTTGGCACCCCGGCATCAAACGATGCACAAATGTTTTCCTATTCGCCCGTCAACAACCCTTTGCTTGATGAACAAATCAGCATGACGCTGGAAGAAACGCTGAGCGGCGATATTCGCCAGGTCTCGCTGGAGCTTGCCGAAAACAGTGACGGCACCATCAAGATCGAACCGCTCAGAACCTTCCGTCAGGGGACGCGTTTCTGCCGGGAATATCATGTCACGTTCCCAACAGACCGCGTTGAAAGTGGTCCGGACGGGTTCTTTGGTCGGGCCTGCCGCACAGAGGATGGCCAGTGGGAAACAGTTTACCGGCTGATCCCGGGCGTCGATCTGCCGGACCTTGGCAGCTCTGATGAAACACTGCCCAAACAAAAGCTTTGA
- a CDS encoding helix-turn-helix transcriptional regulator, producing the protein MTYLQNHTILSSGDLDEVRESIKNLASRHDLDVKGHNAEFNARVAAVECDDISLMHVAFGNSRLTVESSEEDDDGLLLYIVTSGAGVAQHCGQELEFFPNAGFMRDLAAPVSATEDNFSAFVLRLSKDKLKNYTRSVVGEDVELNGLRFDPVIDPTTPGWNVFCNTVHYVAEALDGPLRELHNPIVTTQMKDILVAQCLSLLPNSYQDIVNGRTVTEVVPYYIKRARDYIHAHADKKLGLADISAAAGCGYRGLQKGFMDAFGITPMAYLRVVRLKRVRAILMAEPYGKTVSEIARQWGFTHMGRFAQDYHREFGELPSETIRKHG; encoded by the coding sequence ATGACCTATCTGCAAAATCACACGATACTATCTTCGGGCGACCTTGATGAGGTCCGGGAGTCGATCAAAAACCTTGCGTCACGGCATGATCTGGATGTCAAAGGGCACAACGCGGAGTTTAACGCCCGCGTCGCCGCAGTGGAGTGTGATGACATCAGTCTGATGCATGTCGCATTCGGAAATTCAAGACTGACCGTCGAATCCTCCGAAGAGGATGACGATGGCCTGCTGTTATATATTGTCACGTCTGGTGCCGGTGTTGCGCAGCATTGCGGGCAAGAACTGGAATTCTTCCCCAATGCCGGGTTCATGCGCGATTTGGCTGCACCGGTCAGCGCCACAGAAGATAACTTTAGCGCCTTTGTCCTTCGTTTATCGAAGGACAAACTTAAAAACTATACCCGTTCGGTGGTTGGCGAAGATGTTGAATTAAATGGATTGCGGTTCGACCCTGTGATTGATCCCACCACACCGGGCTGGAACGTTTTCTGCAATACAGTCCACTATGTCGCCGAGGCGCTCGACGGGCCTTTGCGTGAATTGCATAACCCGATTGTCACGACCCAGATGAAAGACATCCTGGTCGCACAATGTCTGAGCCTGTTGCCCAACAGTTATCAGGACATTGTGAATGGCCGCACCGTCACCGAAGTTGTGCCCTATTACATTAAACGTGCACGTGATTACATTCACGCCCATGCCGACAAGAAACTGGGACTTGCCGATATTTCGGCTGCGGCCGGATGCGGCTATCGCGGGCTGCAAAAAGGTTTCATGGACGCCTTTGGCATCACGCCGATGGCTTATTTACGTGTTGTGCGTTTGAAACGCGTCCGGGCCATTTTGATGGCGGAACCATACGGAAAAACCGTCTCTGAAATCGCAAGGCAATGGGGCTTCACCCATATGGGCCGGTTTGCACAGGATTATCATCGGGAATTCGGCGAACTTCCATCTGAGACAATCCGCAAACACGGCTGA
- a CDS encoding NADP-dependent isocitrate dehydrogenase, translating into MSKIKVKNPVVELDGDEMTRIIWDFIKNKLILPYLDIDLKYYDLSVQKRDETDDQITIDAANAIKEHRVGVKCATITPDEQRVEEFGLKKMWKSPNGTIRNIIGGTVFRQPIICSNVPRLVPGWTQPIVIGRHAFGDQYRATDFKVPGAGKLTIKFQPADGGETIEHEVFDFPSSGVAMSMYNLDDSIKGFARACMNYGLNLGWPVYLSTKNTIMKAYDGRFKDLFEEVFQEEFKDKFEAAGITYEHRLIDDMVACAMKWNGGFVWACKNYDGDVQSDTVAQGFGSLGLMTSVLMTPDGQTVEAEAAHGTVTRHYRQHQQGKETSTNPIASIFAWSQGLKYRGEFDGTPEVVKFAETLEKVCVDTVEAGFMTKDLALLIGPNQKWLTTNQFLDKLDEGLKAAMA; encoded by the coding sequence ATGAGCAAGATTAAAGTTAAGAATCCAGTCGTCGAACTTGACGGCGATGAGATGACCCGCATCATCTGGGACTTCATCAAAAACAAACTGATCCTGCCGTATCTCGACATTGACCTGAAATATTACGATCTTTCGGTTCAGAAACGTGACGAGACCGACGACCAGATCACCATTGATGCAGCAAATGCCATCAAGGAACACCGCGTTGGTGTCAAATGCGCGACCATCACCCCGGATGAGCAGCGCGTTGAAGAATTCGGCCTGAAAAAGATGTGGAAGTCGCCGAACGGCACCATCCGTAACATCATTGGCGGTACCGTTTTCCGTCAGCCGATCATCTGCTCGAACGTTCCGCGTCTGGTGCCGGGTTGGACCCAGCCGATCGTTATCGGTCGTCACGCATTTGGTGACCAGTACCGCGCGACCGACTTCAAGGTTCCGGGCGCAGGTAAACTGACCATCAAGTTCCAGCCGGCAGACGGCGGTGAAACCATCGAACACGAAGTCTTCGACTTCCCGTCCTCGGGCGTTGCCATGTCGATGTACAACCTTGATGACAGCATCAAGGGCTTTGCACGTGCTTGCATGAACTACGGTCTTAACCTTGGGTGGCCGGTCTACCTCTCGACCAAGAACACCATCATGAAAGCCTATGACGGTCGCTTCAAGGACCTGTTCGAAGAAGTCTTCCAGGAAGAATTCAAAGACAAGTTCGAAGCAGCTGGCATCACCTACGAACACCGCCTGATCGATGACATGGTTGCATGTGCGATGAAATGGAACGGTGGTTTCGTTTGGGCTTGTAAGAACTATGACGGCGACGTTCAGTCTGACACCGTGGCACAGGGCTTCGGCTCGCTCGGCCTCATGACTTCTGTTCTGATGACCCCGGATGGGCAGACCGTCGAAGCAGAAGCGGCCCACGGCACCGTGACCCGCCACTATCGTCAGCACCAGCAGGGTAAAGAAACCTCGACCAACCCGATTGCGTCGATCTTTGCCTGGTCGCAGGGCCTGAAATACCGTGGTGAGTTCGATGGCACCCCGGAAGTCGTCAAGTTTGCTGAAACCCTTGAGAAAGTCTGCGTCGACACTGTCGAAGCCGGCTTCATGACCAAGGATCTGGCACTGCTGATCGGCCCGAACCAGAAATGGCTGACCACCAACCAGTTCCTCGACAAACTGGACGAAGGTCTGAAAGCTGCAATGGCCTGA
- a CDS encoding sigma-70 family RNA polymerase sigma factor — MDTALRQELADLLPRALRFARSLTRDAVAAEDLVQTAYAKAVERIEQFEQGTRLDSWLYRIIQTSWIDEKRRDQRQGNVVSFEDARDSAVPGINHGGTDRMFLQAALASLAEEQRAALTLVLIEGYSYREAGDILGIPDGTVMSRVARARRTLAALHDDDGETINKDSIYRGSS, encoded by the coding sequence TTGGACACTGCTTTAAGACAAGAGCTTGCAGATCTTCTGCCGCGCGCATTGCGGTTTGCGCGATCGCTGACGCGCGATGCTGTCGCGGCAGAGGATCTGGTGCAAACAGCATATGCGAAGGCGGTTGAACGGATCGAACAGTTCGAACAAGGCACACGGCTTGATAGCTGGCTGTACCGGATCATCCAGACAAGCTGGATCGACGAAAAACGCCGCGATCAGCGCCAAGGAAATGTGGTTTCGTTTGAAGATGCACGTGACAGTGCCGTTCCGGGCATAAATCACGGTGGCACCGACAGGATGTTTTTGCAGGCAGCACTTGCATCCCTTGCCGAGGAACAGCGGGCTGCCCTGACACTGGTCCTGATCGAAGGATACAGCTATCGCGAAGCTGGCGACATTTTGGGCATTCCTGACGGCACGGTCATGAGCCGCGTCGCCAGAGCCAGAAGAACACTTGCCGCTCTGCATGATGATGACGGCGAGACAATAAACAAGGACAGCATTTACAGAGGTTCGTCATGA
- a CDS encoding TetR/AcrR family transcriptional regulator, with product MQDTKKIDPRTVKRREAIIATARELFCEHGLAGTTLEMITAEAGGSRRTIYELFGNKDGVFEAVIRDCTGRITSVMSDLEMSDLPLRAALIHYGETLMTLLTMPDTIRYMRLFLAEVPRFPKLGKVFYESGLMTGRRYIASYFERQMTDGNFPKGNPWQAAVFFSSLIKADYDIRQMSYIDWEPQEKDLRSHVIAAVDMFLRGHGLDPEKMTS from the coding sequence GTGCAAGACACCAAGAAGATTGATCCCAGAACCGTAAAACGCCGCGAAGCCATCATCGCAACGGCGCGGGAATTGTTTTGCGAACATGGGCTTGCCGGTACGACGCTTGAAATGATCACGGCCGAGGCCGGCGGATCACGCCGAACGATCTATGAGCTGTTTGGGAATAAGGATGGCGTGTTCGAAGCCGTCATTCGCGATTGCACAGGGCGAATCACATCCGTCATGAGTGATCTTGAAATGTCCGACTTGCCGCTCCGCGCGGCCCTGATCCATTACGGCGAAACGCTGATGACACTTCTGACCATGCCCGACACTATCCGGTATATGCGCCTGTTTCTGGCCGAAGTACCCCGCTTCCCGAAACTGGGAAAGGTCTTTTATGAAAGCGGACTGATGACGGGGCGTCGATACATTGCGTCTTATTTCGAACGCCAGATGACTGATGGAAACTTCCCCAAAGGCAATCCGTGGCAAGCTGCCGTGTTCTTTTCCAGCCTGATCAAGGCGGACTACGATATCCGGCAAATGTCCTATATCGATTGGGAACCACAGGAAAAAGACCTTCGCAGCCATGTGATTGCGGCGGTCGATATGTTTCTGCGTGGCCACGGGCTTGATCCGGAAAAAATGACTTCCTGA
- a CDS encoding DHA2 family efflux MFS transporter permease subunit — MATASPTTAPQSETRPMETAQFVGWVAMVVGMFLAILDIQIVASSLENIQAGLSASPDEIGWVQTSYLIAEVVMIPLSGFLSRLMSTRWLFVISAIGFTVMSVASAFAWSIESMIWFRAMQGFLGGAMIPTVFATTYIIFPPDKRNAASVMTGLIATMAPTIGPTLGGFLTQSLSWHWLFLINVIPGLMIAAVVAMTLRVDRGDIGLLKGFDLRGLLSMAVFLGSLEYVLDEGPKDDWFDETAIIYGTITCAVAGIYFFWRMFTYDKPIVDLKSFADRNFTMGCVFSFTLGVGLYGSVYLMPLMLGRVRGYDSLEIGVVMAVTGISQFLSAPIAGKMTAKYPPRVVLGIGLALFATGLAMHGFNTSEVSFNELIWPQVVRGAALMFCMLPVTNLALGTLPPEKIKNASGLYNLMRNLGGAIGMAAINTLLDKRIDYHFSILSDHINPASTAFKDYLATLTARFSEMGLADPHAAAMKFIVNIVNREASIISFNDVYLAMAAAFVLAFMLLPFAKPPRATAGGGGAH; from the coding sequence ATGGCAACCGCCAGCCCGACAACAGCGCCGCAATCCGAAACGCGCCCGATGGAAACCGCCCAGTTTGTCGGCTGGGTGGCGATGGTTGTCGGCATGTTTCTGGCGATCCTTGATATTCAGATTGTTGCGAGTTCACTTGAAAACATTCAGGCGGGATTATCGGCAAGCCCCGATGAAATCGGCTGGGTTCAGACCAGTTATCTGATTGCCGAGGTGGTGATGATCCCGCTGTCAGGTTTCCTGTCGCGCCTGATGTCAACGCGCTGGCTGTTCGTGATTTCTGCAATTGGCTTTACCGTGATGTCGGTGGCGTCCGCCTTTGCCTGGTCGATTGAAAGCATGATCTGGTTTCGCGCCATGCAGGGCTTTTTGGGCGGGGCGATGATCCCGACCGTGTTTGCCACGACCTATATCATTTTCCCGCCTGACAAACGCAATGCCGCCTCGGTGATGACCGGGTTGATTGCGACCATGGCACCGACCATCGGCCCAACCCTTGGCGGGTTTTTGACCCAGTCACTGTCCTGGCACTGGCTGTTTTTGATCAACGTTATTCCGGGACTGATGATTGCCGCCGTTGTCGCCATGACGCTGCGCGTGGATCGCGGGGATATCGGCCTGCTTAAGGGATTTGATCTGCGCGGACTTTTGTCGATGGCGGTGTTTTTGGGCAGCCTTGAATATGTCCTTGATGAAGGGCCCAAGGACGACTGGTTTGATGAAACTGCGATCATTTATGGCACCATCACATGCGCCGTTGCCGGGATCTATTTCTTCTGGCGGATGTTTACCTATGACAAGCCGATTGTGGATCTGAAATCCTTTGCCGATCGCAATTTCACCATGGGCTGCGTGTTCAGCTTTACCCTCGGTGTCGGGCTCTATGGCAGCGTTTATCTGATGCCACTGATGCTGGGCCGCGTGCGCGGCTATGACAGTCTTGAAATTGGTGTTGTTATGGCGGTGACCGGCATTTCCCAGTTTCTGTCGGCACCAATTGCCGGGAAGATGACAGCGAAATATCCACCGCGCGTGGTGCTGGGCATCGGGCTTGCGTTGTTTGCCACCGGTCTTGCCATGCATGGTTTTAACACCAGCGAGGTTTCGTTTAACGAGCTGATCTGGCCGCAGGTTGTGCGTGGTGCAGCACTGATGTTTTGCATGTTGCCGGTGACCAATCTGGCGCTGGGCACCTTGCCACCCGAAAAGATCAAAAATGCCAGCGGGCTTTATAACCTGATGCGAAATCTGGGCGGGGCGATTGGCATGGCGGCGATCAATACGTTGCTTGATAAGCGGATCGATTATCATTTCTCGATCCTGTCAGATCACATCAACCCTGCCAGCACGGCGTTCAAGGATTATCTTGCCACACTTACCGCACGGTTTAGTGAGATGGGCCTTGCCGATCCGCATGCCGCAGCAATGAAATTCATCGTCAATATCGTCAACCGTGAAGCGTCGATCATTTCATTTAATGACGTCTATCTGGCGATGGCGGCGGCGTTTGTTTTGGCCTTCATGTTGCTGCCATTCGCCAAACCACCGCGCGCGACAGCCGGCGGAGGTGGCGCGCATTAA
- a CDS encoding HlyD family secretion protein — protein sequence MSVKKIILPLIAAAIIGGGGYYGFYWVTEGQYHESTDNAYLQADEVAVSPKVSGYVGDLRVAENQPVRKGDLLLTIRDEDFRLELAKAEAALEARRSAVGTMEEQITLQEAAINQAAANVDIARVELERTSDDFKRYDDLVKKGAASRQKFDYAKADRQTAKAEVAAANATLAVEKGRLGVLRAQKIEAERAVKQAEAARDLAQQALDDTRIFAPFDGVVGNRSVQTGALVQPGEQLLVLVPLPGTYIVANFKETQISHMAPGQKVAVEVDAFPDAEIIGHIASFAPATGAQFSLLPPENATGNFTKITQRVPVRIELADSKWAKALRPGLSVVVNVDTRNASGEEEIAGVGLAQGIVPTAELSELN from the coding sequence ATGAGTGTGAAAAAGATCATTCTGCCCCTGATCGCAGCGGCGATTATCGGTGGCGGTGGATATTACGGGTTCTATTGGGTGACCGAAGGTCAGTACCATGAAAGTACCGACAATGCGTATCTTCAGGCCGATGAGGTCGCGGTATCGCCCAAGGTGTCGGGCTATGTCGGCGATTTGCGGGTGGCCGAAAACCAGCCGGTGCGCAAAGGTGACTTGCTTCTGACCATCCGGGATGAGGACTTCCGCCTTGAACTGGCCAAGGCCGAAGCAGCCCTTGAGGCACGCCGGTCGGCCGTCGGCACCATGGAAGAACAGATTACCCTTCAGGAAGCCGCAATCAATCAGGCCGCGGCCAATGTTGATATCGCGCGGGTCGAACTGGAACGTACCAGCGATGATTTCAAGCGTTATGACGATCTGGTCAAAAAGGGTGCGGCCAGCCGCCAGAAATTTGATTACGCCAAGGCCGATCGCCAAACCGCAAAGGCTGAGGTGGCGGCGGCCAACGCCACATTGGCCGTCGAAAAGGGGCGTCTTGGTGTTTTGCGCGCCCAGAAAATCGAGGCCGAGCGTGCGGTAAAACAGGCCGAAGCCGCACGTGATCTGGCGCAACAGGCACTTGATGATACCAGGATTTTTGCGCCGTTTGATGGCGTGGTCGGTAACCGGTCGGTTCAGACCGGCGCATTGGTCCAGCCGGGTGAACAACTTCTCGTGCTGGTGCCGTTGCCGGGCACCTATATCGTGGCCAATTTCAAGGAAACCCAGATCAGCCACATGGCGCCAGGTCAGAAGGTTGCGGTTGAAGTTGATGCCTTCCCGGATGCCGAGATTATCGGCCATATCGCGAGTTTTGCCCCGGCAACAGGTGCGCAATTCAGTCTGCTGCCGCCGGAAAATGCCACCGGCAACTTCACCAAAATCACCCAGCGCGTGCCGGTTCGCATCGAACTTGCTGACAGCAAATGGGCCAAGGCATTGCGACCGGGCCTGTCGGTAGTCGTCAATGTTGATACCCGCAATGCCAGTGGCGAAGAAGAAATCGCCGGTGTTGGTCTTGCGCAAGGGATCGTCCCGACGGCGGAACTTTCGGAGCTTAACTGA